CGGTAATTCCTCCGCCTAGGAACCAATTGCCTACGAGAAGGGTGACAAGACCGCCGGCAAAAAGAAACGCGTTAGACAGCTGCAAAGCCTTCCGGCGCCACTGGTCGAGAACCTGGGCCTCATACTCATCAAGAGAGGACAGCGGCTTGCGGTCTTTGGAATCAATGGACACCCGCAGAATGGTCCAGGGAATGCAAGAAAGCACCATTGCGATAGACATTCCTAACAGTGCCCAGTAAGAAGAAATCGCCAGGGCGACGATGAGGAAAATCGCGGATACAGCTACGCAGCCATACATTGACGCGATTAATCCCCGGGTGGGGCCGGGCCTGCGGAACCGTTCGGCGCGGATCGTTGTTGAAACAGGGGCGTCGTTTGCTGTCATACATTCAAGTGTTGCATAAACCCAACACTCTGGCAACAGTTTCTGCAGATTTTTCTTTGAGGTTGACCCTGACGCAGCGTAAGGCGCGACAATGAAGCCATGGACGACATCGATGAAGTTCTCTATACCGTTGGCGAGGTAGCAGCGCTCTTCCGCATCACGGTGCGCACCTTGCACCACTGGGAGGCACAAGGCTTGCTGTCTCCAACGTGGCGCAGTTGGTCCAACTACCGGCTGTACACCGAAGAAGACTGCGCCCGCGTTCAGAAGATTCTGATCTATCGCGCCACCGGTATGAAATTGACCGATATTAAACAGCTGCTAGATGGCGGTGCCTCCGACTTAGAACATTTGCGGAGGCAAAGGGAGAGCCTGCTCGCACAGCGCGACAGCCTTACTGACATGCTGGCAGCAATTGACACCTTGATGGAGGATGCAATGAATAACCGAAAGCTCACCACTGAAGAAATCGGGCAGATTGTCGGCGATGCCAACTTCGCCGCGCATCAACAAGAAGCCGAGGAGGCCTACGGATCGAGTGAGGATTGGGCTATGTATCAGCAGCGCACTGCCGGCTGGTCAAAAGAAAACTGGAGCGATGCGCAAGCCGGAGTCGCTGAGGTGGAAAAAGAACTGGCCCAAGCCGTAGCGGGCGGTGTGGCTGCGGGGTCGGAGGAGGCCCAAGGGCTCGTCGACAAGCATCGCGTGGCTCTCAGTGCCTTCTTTCCCGTCACGCCGGCAAAGCACTTTTTAATCTCGCGCGGCTATGTGGCTGATGAACGCTTTCGTGCCCATTATGAGGCGCAGCAGGAGGGGTTGGCGCAGTGGCTGGCAGACGCGATTGAGCATGCTGTTAAGGCGCAAGGGGTGGATACTGACAATCCAGAGTGGCGATAGAAGGCTCGTGTCCAGCTAAGGAAGACCTAGCTGACCGGAGGAAAAATAAACCGCTGACCACCAGAAAGGTCTAGTGGTCAGCGGCTTCTGTGTCCCCGACAGGGATCGAACCTGCGACCTTCGGTACCGGAAACCGATGCTCTAATCCGCTGAGCTACGGAGACATCGCTGGGAAAATTCCCAACGATGTGATTTTAGCGCATGGGGTAGTGGGGGACTAAATCAACCCGGGGGCGTCGGCAGTAGTGACTTCGCCGGTGCGCAGGTAGTGCACGCCGATGTCATCGACGACCTTATTCTGGGACGCAAAGTGGGCATGGCCAGGGCCGTGGACGGTGACCACGCGGGACTGCATCGGCTTCGAGAGGCTGGTGTGGTATTGGTACGGCGTTTGTGGGTCGCCCGTTGCTTGAATCTGGAGGGGCTTGGTGGCGAGCTTGGAGCCGTCGAGAGGCGCCTGGCCAGTGACCGGCGCACGTCCACCGCAACCTGCGCCGGAGCCGTAGAGAGAGTTGACTTGGGTGAAGGGATCAGCGGTGACGAAGTTGGACCATAGGTAGCTCGGGTACAGCAGCGGATTTCCGGGCACGGTGTTTTCATTGCAAACGATGAGGTTTTGCATATTTATTGCTTGCGCGAGGGACTCCTGTTGTTTCTGCAAGGCGTCCGGATCGGCCTGCTCCGCATCCATAGGTTCGCTACCGTTGAGGTGCTTGGCAAAGGCATCCCATTGCGAAGGGGTCGGTACAACAAGGAGGCGCGTCATGTTCAGTAACGGGGAGGCTGCCTGCACGGCGTTGGGGTTGTGAATCTTCTGGCTGAGGAACTCCGCCTGCACCCGCAGCGGGCCGGTGGCGGTCATGATGTCAGCACCAGGCTGGCCGGCAAACTCGAGCCCTGGTGGGAGGTCACCGATCTTGGCATTTGGGGGCAAGACCGTGGGGCGAACGCCGGCCTCGCGGGCTACCTTCTGTGACCACTTTTCATAGACCTGCAATGGGGTAGTGCCAAGGTGGTACTTGGCGTCATTTTTAGCAATGAACCCGAAGAGGTCGTGCAGTCCCTTTTCATAGCCGCGCTGTTGGGAAGCAAAGATGCCATTCCACGCCAGCTTGGGGCTCATACCCGAATCTAGCAAGACCTTGCCGGTGTGCTCTGGATACTTGGTGGCGTAGGCGGAGCCTAGGTACGTGCCATAAGAGGTGCCGGCGATGTCAATCTTTTCCTCGCCCAAGGCACGGCGCACCATCTCCCAGTCCTGCAGGGTATTCGCAGTGGTCAGTGAGTTGGTATAGCCCGGAGTATTCTTTTCGCAGGCATCGCGGGTGAGCTTTCCTACCTGGAGGCTTCCTTGGAGCGGATTGCTGGTGGCCGTGGCATCACACTTGACCGGGGTAGAGCCGGGCAGGCCACGCGGTTGTACGCCGATGGTGTCCCACTCTTCGCGCACGGCCTGTGGCCATGGAATAGCGGTATTTCCGGCCCATCCATAGGCATCGCCACTTGGGCCACCAGGGTTGGTAAACAACGCGCCACGGCGGGCGTCTGGCTTTGCGGCGGGAACGCGCACGAAGCCGACGCTAATGGTGCCGGCCTGTGGGTTGTCGTAGTACGTAGGCACTTCGATGCGGCCGCATTCGGCATTGGCGATGTCTACCTGCTCAGGGCAGTCTTCCCAGGAAATGGCGGGCTTGGTGTCCTGCGGCGCGGGGGCTGGCGCGGCTGTAGCAATCGGCGCGGTGACACCAAGAGTGACCGCAGCAGCACCGAGCGCAGCCGCAAGCTTAGAAGAAAAAGAAAGCATAGGTTAGGTCTCCAGAATAAAAATGATTGGTAAACCTAGCCTATGCTTTTTTGATGCTTTTGGCATCATATTCACAGTAGGTGGGTGCCCTCACCGGCCGGGGCAGGAGAGGGGCTACGCAGTACTACTTGACGATGACAACGATGAGGTCACGCGGGCCGTGTACGCCCTCGACACGAGTGAGCTCGATATCAGAGGTAGCGGACGGGCCAGAGATCCACGTTGCCGGCTTCTCCGGGTTCATACGGGAGATGACCTCGGGGATTCCGTAGACGATCTCATTCTGGTGGACGATGCACAGGTGGCGATCCGGA
This genomic stretch from Corynebacterium tuberculostearicum harbors:
- a CDS encoding MerR family transcriptional regulator; the protein is MDDIDEVLYTVGEVAALFRITVRTLHHWEAQGLLSPTWRSWSNYRLYTEEDCARVQKILIYRATGMKLTDIKQLLDGGASDLEHLRRQRESLLAQRDSLTDMLAAIDTLMEDAMNNRKLTTEEIGQIVGDANFAAHQQEAEEAYGSSEDWAMYQQRTAGWSKENWSDAQAGVAEVEKELAQAVAGGVAAGSEEAQGLVDKHRVALSAFFPVTPAKHFLISRGYVADERFRAHYEAQQEGLAQWLADAIEHAVKAQGVDTDNPEWR
- a CDS encoding alpha/beta hydrolase; amino-acid sequence: MLSFSSKLAAALGAAAVTLGVTAPIATAAPAPAPQDTKPAISWEDCPEQVDIANAECGRIEVPTYYDNPQAGTISVGFVRVPAAKPDARRGALFTNPGGPSGDAYGWAGNTAIPWPQAVREEWDTIGVQPRGLPGSTPVKCDATATSNPLQGSLQVGKLTRDACEKNTPGYTNSLTTANTLQDWEMVRRALGEEKIDIAGTSYGTYLGSAYATKYPEHTGKVLLDSGMSPKLAWNGIFASQQRGYEKGLHDLFGFIAKNDAKYHLGTTPLQVYEKWSQKVAREAGVRPTVLPPNAKIGDLPPGLEFAGQPGADIMTATGPLRVQAEFLSQKIHNPNAVQAASPLLNMTRLLVVPTPSQWDAFAKHLNGSEPMDAEQADPDALQKQQESLAQAINMQNLIVCNENTVPGNPLLYPSYLWSNFVTADPFTQVNSLYGSGAGCGGRAPVTGQAPLDGSKLATKPLQIQATGDPQTPYQYHTSLSKPMQSRVVTVHGPGHAHFASQNKVVDDIGVHYLRTGEVTTADAPGLI